The Streptomyces sp. HUAS CB01 genome has a segment encoding these proteins:
- the pyk gene encoding pyruvate kinase, with amino-acid sequence MRRSKIVCTLGPAVDSYEQLKALIEAGMNVARFNMSHGTHAEHQERYDRLRRATAETGRAVGVLADLQGPKIRLETFAEGPVELVRGDEFTITTEDVPGDKSICGTTYKGLPGDVSKGDQILINDGNVELRAVEIEGPRVKTVVIEGGVISDHKGINLPGAAVNVPALSEKDVEDLRFALRMGCDLVALSFVRDAGDVKDVHKVMDEEGRRVPVIAKVEKPQAVENMADVVMAFDGVMVARGDLAVEYPLERVPMVQKRLIELCRRNAKPVIVATQMMESMITNSRPTRAEASDVANAILDGADAVMLSAESSVGAYPIETVKTMSKIVSAAEEELLSKGLQPLVPGKKPRTQGGSVARAAAEIADFLGGKALVAFTKSGDTARRLSRYRAEQPILAFTTDDSTRNQLTLSWGVEPFIAPFVETTDAMVDLVDAALLKLQRYSEGDVMIITAGSPPGIPGTTNMVRVHHLGGDKHPS; translated from the coding sequence ATGCGCCGTTCCAAAATCGTCTGCACACTGGGCCCAGCCGTCGACTCCTACGAGCAGCTGAAAGCGCTCATCGAGGCCGGCATGAACGTGGCCCGTTTCAACATGAGCCACGGGACCCACGCGGAGCACCAGGAGCGGTACGACCGTCTCCGCCGCGCGACGGCGGAGACCGGCCGCGCCGTGGGCGTGCTCGCCGACCTCCAGGGCCCGAAGATCCGTCTGGAGACCTTCGCCGAGGGACCGGTCGAGCTGGTCCGCGGTGACGAGTTCACGATCACCACCGAGGACGTGCCGGGTGACAAGTCGATCTGCGGCACGACGTACAAGGGCCTGCCCGGCGACGTCTCCAAGGGCGACCAGATCCTGATCAACGACGGCAACGTCGAGCTGCGCGCGGTCGAGATCGAGGGACCGAGGGTGAAGACCGTCGTCATCGAGGGCGGCGTCATCTCCGACCACAAGGGCATCAACCTGCCCGGTGCGGCCGTGAACGTCCCCGCCCTGTCGGAGAAGGACGTCGAGGACCTCCGCTTCGCGCTGCGCATGGGCTGCGACCTGGTCGCGCTCTCCTTCGTGCGGGACGCCGGCGACGTCAAGGACGTCCACAAGGTGATGGACGAGGAGGGCCGCCGGGTCCCCGTCATCGCCAAGGTGGAGAAGCCCCAGGCCGTCGAGAACATGGCGGACGTCGTCATGGCCTTCGACGGTGTGATGGTGGCGCGCGGCGACCTGGCCGTCGAGTACCCGCTGGAGCGGGTCCCGATGGTGCAGAAGCGGCTGATCGAGCTGTGCCGGCGCAACGCCAAGCCGGTGATCGTCGCGACCCAGATGATGGAGTCGATGATCACCAACTCCCGCCCGACCCGCGCCGAGGCGTCCGACGTCGCCAACGCGATCCTGGACGGCGCGGACGCGGTCATGCTCTCGGCCGAGTCCTCGGTGGGCGCGTACCCGATCGAGACCGTCAAGACGATGTCCAAGATCGTCAGCGCGGCGGAGGAGGAGCTCCTCTCCAAGGGCCTGCAGCCCCTGGTCCCGGGCAAGAAGCCGCGCACCCAGGGCGGTTCGGTCGCCCGCGCCGCCGCCGAGATCGCCGACTTCCTCGGCGGCAAGGCACTGGTCGCCTTCACCAAGTCCGGCGACACCGCCCGCCGACTCTCCCGCTACCGCGCCGAGCAGCCGATCCTCGCCTTCACCACGGACGACTCCACCCGCAACCAGCTCACCCTGAGCTGGGGCGTCGAGCCCTTCATCGCCCCGTTCGTGGAGACCACCGACGCGATGGTCGACCTCGTGGACGCGGCGCTGCTGAAGCTCCAGCGCTACAGCGAGGGCGACGTCATGATCATCACCGCGGGTTCTCCTCCGGGCATCCCCGGCACGACGAACATGGTCCGCGTGCACCACCTGGGCGGCGACAAGCACCCGTCCTGA
- a CDS encoding acetate kinase, with translation MTGSATATRVLVLNSGSSSVKYQLLDMEDGTRPAVGLVERIGEETSRVVHTGPAGAGKRERTGPIPDHAAALKAVADELAHDGLGLDSPELAAIGHRVVHGGLKFSAPTLITDEVLAEIERLVPVAPLHNPANITGIRTARALRPDLPQVAVFDTAFHTTMPEYAARYAIDVETADAHRIRRYGFHGTSHAYVSRRAAALLGKDPEEVNVIVLHLGNGASASAVRGGRCVDTSMGLTPLEGLVMGTRSGDIDPAVTFHLKRVAGMSEDDVDVLLNKRSGLVGLCGDNDMREIRRRIEEGDESARLAFEIYVHRLKKYIGAYYAVLGRVDAVVFTAGVGENSAPVREAAVAGLEELGLVVDADLNAVRSDVPRLVSPDHARVAVAVVPTDEELEIARQTFALVGAGREGRGRAE, from the coding sequence ATGACCGGTTCCGCCACCGCCACTCGTGTTCTGGTCCTCAACTCCGGCTCCTCGTCGGTGAAGTACCAGCTGCTCGACATGGAGGACGGCACCCGGCCGGCCGTCGGTCTCGTCGAGCGGATCGGGGAGGAGACCTCCCGGGTGGTGCACACCGGGCCGGCCGGCGCCGGGAAGCGCGAGCGCACCGGCCCGATCCCGGACCACGCCGCCGCGCTGAAGGCGGTCGCCGACGAACTGGCGCACGACGGACTGGGCCTGGACTCCCCCGAGCTGGCGGCGATCGGCCACCGGGTGGTGCACGGAGGGCTGAAGTTCTCCGCCCCCACCCTGATCACCGACGAGGTCCTGGCGGAGATCGAGCGCCTGGTCCCGGTGGCGCCGCTGCACAACCCGGCCAACATCACCGGCATCCGCACGGCCCGGGCGCTCCGCCCCGACCTGCCCCAGGTCGCCGTCTTCGACACCGCGTTCCACACGACCATGCCGGAGTACGCGGCGCGCTACGCGATCGACGTGGAGACGGCGGACGCGCACCGGATCCGCCGCTACGGCTTCCACGGCACCTCGCACGCGTACGTGTCGCGCCGGGCCGCCGCGCTCCTGGGCAAGGATCCGGAGGAGGTGAACGTGATCGTGCTGCACCTGGGCAACGGCGCGTCGGCGTCCGCGGTCCGGGGCGGGCGCTGCGTGGACACGTCGATGGGGCTGACCCCCTTGGAGGGGCTGGTGATGGGTACCCGCTCCGGTGACATCGACCCGGCGGTCACGTTCCACCTCAAGCGGGTGGCCGGGATGTCCGAGGACGACGTCGACGTGCTGCTCAACAAGAGGAGCGGCCTGGTCGGCCTGTGCGGTGACAACGACATGCGGGAGATCCGGCGGCGGATCGAGGAGGGGGACGAGAGCGCCCGGCTCGCCTTCGAGATCTACGTCCACCGGCTGAAGAAGTACATCGGTGCCTACTACGCGGTGCTCGGACGGGTGGACGCGGTGGTTTTCACGGCGGGGGTGGGCGAGAACTCCGCCCCCGTGCGCGAGGCTGCCGTCGCCGGCCTGGAGGAGCTGGGGCTCGTGGTGGACGCGGACCTCAACGCCGTACGGTCGGACGTGCCGCGGCTCGTCTCGCCCGACCACGCACGGGTGGCGGTCGCCGTGGTGCCGACCGACGAGGAACTGGAGATCGCCCGGCAGACCTTCGCGCTGGTCGGCGCGGGCCGTGAGGGTCGCGGCCGAGCGGAGTGA
- the pta gene encoding phosphate acetyltransferase, whose translation MTRSVYVTGIDRGDGRQVVDLGVMELLTRQVDRVGVFRPLVHDGPDRLFDLLRVRYRLSQDPATAYGMDYHEAAALQAEKGTDELVSRLVDRFHEVARDYEVVLVLGTDFRATQLPDELALNARLANEFGASVIPVVGGKGQTAESVRAEARNAHRAYEVLGCDVLAMIVNRVAAEDRDAIAERLTARLPVPCYVLPDEPALAAPTVAQVSQALGATVLLGDDSGLARDALDFVFGGAMLPNVLNALKPGCMLVTPGDRADLVVGALAAHSAGTPPIAGLLLTLDERPGDSILTLASRLAPGTPVISVPGGSWPTAAELFSLEGKLNAATPRKAETALGLFERHVDTAGLLARLEVARTGRVTPMMFEHDLLEQARADRRRVVLPEGTEERVLRAADVLVRRDVCDLTLLGDTDVIRKKAADLGIDLGDVRLIDPATSELRPRFAELYAQMRAHKGVTVELAHDVVSDVNYFGTLMVQEGLADGMVSGSVHSTAATIRPAFEIIKTKPGASIVSSVFFMCLADKVLVYGDCAVNPDPDAEQLADIAVQSAATAARFGVEPRIAMLSYSTGTSGSGADVDKVREATKLVRERHPGLRIEGPIQYDAAVEPSVAATKLPDSEVAGQATVLIFPDLNTGNNTYKAVQRSAGAVAVGPVLQGLRKPVNDLSRGALVSDIVNTVAITAIQSQIQESTA comes from the coding sequence GTGACGCGCAGCGTGTACGTGACCGGGATCGACCGCGGGGACGGCCGCCAGGTGGTGGACCTGGGAGTCATGGAGCTCCTGACCCGCCAGGTGGACCGTGTGGGGGTGTTCCGGCCCCTTGTGCACGACGGACCCGATCGCCTGTTCGATCTGCTGCGTGTGCGCTACCGGCTCTCCCAGGACCCCGCGACCGCGTACGGCATGGACTACCACGAGGCGGCCGCGCTGCAGGCCGAGAAGGGCACCGACGAGCTGGTGTCCCGGCTGGTCGACCGCTTCCACGAGGTGGCCCGCGACTACGAGGTCGTCCTCGTCCTGGGCACCGACTTCCGCGCCACCCAGCTCCCCGACGAGCTGGCGCTCAACGCCCGGCTGGCCAACGAGTTCGGCGCCTCGGTGATACCCGTGGTCGGCGGCAAGGGCCAGACCGCCGAGTCGGTACGCGCGGAGGCCCGCAACGCCCACCGCGCCTACGAGGTGCTGGGCTGCGACGTCCTCGCGATGATCGTGAACCGGGTGGCGGCCGAGGACCGCGACGCGATCGCCGAGCGGCTCACGGCCCGGCTCCCCGTCCCCTGCTACGTCCTGCCGGACGAGCCGGCCCTGGCCGCGCCCACGGTCGCCCAGGTCAGCCAGGCCCTGGGGGCCACCGTGCTGCTCGGCGACGACTCCGGGCTCGCCCGTGACGCGCTCGACTTCGTCTTCGGCGGCGCGATGCTCCCGAACGTGCTGAACGCCCTGAAGCCCGGCTGCATGCTGGTCACCCCCGGGGACCGCGCCGACCTGGTGGTGGGCGCCCTGGCGGCCCACTCCGCGGGCACCCCGCCCATCGCTGGTCTGCTGCTGACCCTCGACGAGCGCCCCGGGGACTCGATCCTCACCCTGGCGTCCCGGCTGGCCCCCGGCACCCCGGTCATCTCGGTGCCCGGCGGCTCCTGGCCCACCGCCGCCGAACTGTTCTCGCTGGAAGGCAAGTTGAACGCCGCCACCCCGCGCAAGGCGGAGACGGCACTGGGGCTCTTCGAGCGCCATGTCGACACCGCGGGCCTGCTCGCGCGGCTGGAGGTCGCCCGTACGGGACGGGTCACCCCCATGATGTTCGAGCACGACCTGCTGGAGCAGGCCCGTGCCGACCGCCGCCGTGTGGTGCTGCCCGAGGGCACCGAGGAGCGCGTGCTGCGCGCCGCGGACGTGCTGGTGCGCCGCGACGTCTGCGACCTGACGCTGCTCGGTGACACCGACGTCATCCGCAAGAAGGCCGCCGACCTCGGCATCGACCTGGGCGACGTCCGGCTGATCGACCCCGCGACCTCCGAGCTGCGGCCGCGCTTCGCCGAGCTGTACGCGCAGATGCGGGCCCACAAGGGCGTCACGGTGGAACTCGCCCACGACGTCGTCTCCGACGTCAACTACTTCGGCACGCTGATGGTCCAGGAGGGCCTGGCCGACGGCATGGTGTCCGGCTCGGTCCACTCCACCGCCGCCACGATCCGCCCCGCCTTCGAGATCATCAAGACGAAGCCCGGGGCGTCGATCGTCTCGTCCGTGTTCTTCATGTGCCTGGCCGACAAGGTGCTCGTGTACGGCGACTGCGCGGTCAATCCGGACCCGGACGCCGAGCAGCTCGCGGACATCGCGGTGCAGTCGGCGGCCACGGCCGCCCGCTTCGGCGTCGAGCCGCGGATCGCGATGCTGTCGTACTCCACCGGTACCTCCGGCTCCGGCGCCGACGTGGACAAGGTACGGGAAGCGACCAAACTCGTGCGCGAGCGCCATCCCGGACTCAGGATCGAGGGTCCGATCCAGTACGACGCCGCCGTCGAGCCGTCGGTCGCCGCGACCAAGCTGCCGGACTCCGAGGTCGCGGGCCAGGCGACCGTCCTGATCTTCCCCGACCTCAACACCGGCAACAACACCTACAAGGCCGTGCAGCGTTCGGCCGGCGCGGTCGCGGTGGGCCCGGTGCTCCAGGGCCTGCGCAAGCCGGTCAACGACCTCTCGCGCGGCGCGCTCGTCAGCGACATCGTCAACACGGTCGCGATCACCGCGATCCAGTCCCAGATCCAGGAGTCCACCGCATGA
- a CDS encoding ATP-dependent 6-phosphofructokinase: MRIGILTAGGDCPGLNAVIRSVVHRALTGYGDEVIGFEDGFKGLLEGHYRTLDLNAVSGILARGGTILGSARLERSRLREAAENGAELARKHGLDALIPVGGEGTLTAARMLSDAGMPVVGVPKTIDNDISSTDRTFGFDTAVMVATEAIDRLKTTAESHQRVMVVEVMGRHAGWIALESGMASGAHGICLPERPFLVEDLVKMVEERFARGKKFAVICVAEGAHPAEGSMEYKKGEIDQYGHERFTGIGTRLAAELERRMGKEARPVILGHVQRGGTPTAYDRVLANRFGWHAVEAVHRGEFGRMTALRGTEVITVPLAEAVTRLKTVPEDRVREAESVF; encoded by the coding sequence ATGCGCATCGGAATTCTGACCGCAGGCGGCGACTGCCCCGGCCTCAACGCAGTGATCCGGTCGGTCGTGCACCGTGCGCTGACCGGTTACGGGGACGAAGTCATCGGATTCGAGGACGGGTTCAAGGGGCTGCTCGAGGGCCACTACCGCACCCTGGACCTCAACGCCGTGAGCGGCATCCTCGCCCGCGGCGGCACGATCCTCGGCTCGGCCCGGCTGGAACGCTCCCGGCTCCGCGAAGCCGCCGAGAACGGTGCCGAGTTGGCCCGGAAGCACGGCCTGGACGCCCTCATCCCGGTGGGCGGCGAGGGTACGCTCACCGCCGCGCGGATGCTGTCGGACGCCGGGATGCCCGTCGTCGGCGTCCCGAAGACCATCGACAACGACATCTCCTCCACGGACCGCACCTTCGGCTTCGACACCGCCGTCATGGTGGCCACGGAGGCCATCGACCGGCTCAAGACCACGGCGGAGTCCCACCAGCGGGTCATGGTCGTGGAGGTCATGGGCCGGCACGCGGGCTGGATCGCGCTGGAGTCCGGCATGGCCAGCGGCGCGCACGGCATCTGCCTGCCCGAGCGTCCCTTCCTGGTCGAGGACCTGGTGAAGATGGTCGAGGAACGCTTCGCCCGGGGCAAGAAGTTCGCCGTCATCTGCGTCGCCGAGGGAGCGCACCCGGCCGAGGGCTCCATGGAGTACAAGAAGGGCGAGATCGACCAGTACGGGCACGAGCGGTTCACCGGCATCGGCACCCGGCTGGCCGCCGAGCTGGAGCGGCGGATGGGCAAGGAGGCCCGGCCGGTCATCCTCGGCCACGTGCAGCGCGGCGGCACGCCCACCGCCTACGACCGGGTGCTCGCCAACCGCTTCGGCTGGCACGCGGTGGAGGCCGTGCACCGCGGCGAGTTCGGGAGGATGACCGCCCTGCGCGGCACCGAGGTGATCACCGTGCCGCTCGCGGAGGCGGTGACCCGGCTGAAGACGGTGCCGGAGGACCGGGTCCGCGAGGCCGAGTCGGTCTTCTGA
- a CDS encoding HAD family acid phosphatase: MHVRRWTTRAAVPAAALALAATMTATASAATVSAAPKAASAAAPAHAPQPTDITAAGLAGIDYATWQRDVTAALATARPYIEQRTAGASGQRLAMVLDIDNTSLETDFHYFWEYPTPAVRQVLDLVRYADSRGVDIFFVTARPDIIESLTSYNLKKAGYPVDGLYVRSLPDLFDEVSAYKTGKRAEIEAKGYTIVANVGNRPSDLVGGHAERTFKLPDYDGKLS, from the coding sequence ATGCATGTACGCAGATGGACCACCCGCGCCGCGGTCCCGGCCGCCGCACTGGCCCTCGCCGCGACCATGACGGCCACGGCCTCGGCCGCGACCGTGAGCGCTGCGCCGAAGGCCGCCTCCGCGGCCGCCCCCGCGCACGCACCGCAGCCGACGGACATCACCGCCGCCGGGCTGGCCGGAATCGACTACGCGACCTGGCAGCGGGATGTCACGGCGGCCCTCGCCACCGCCCGCCCCTACATCGAGCAGCGCACGGCCGGCGCGTCCGGGCAGCGTCTGGCCATGGTGCTGGACATCGACAACACCTCGCTGGAGACGGACTTCCACTACTTCTGGGAGTACCCGACGCCCGCCGTCAGGCAGGTGCTGGACCTCGTGCGCTACGCCGACTCCCGCGGGGTCGACATCTTCTTCGTCACCGCCCGGCCCGACATCATCGAGTCGCTGACGTCGTACAACCTCAAGAAGGCCGGGTACCCGGTCGACGGTCTGTACGTGCGCAGCCTGCCGGACCTGTTCGACGAGGTCAGCGCCTACAAGACCGGCAAGCGCGCGGAGATCGAGGCCAAGGGCTACACGATCGTCGCCAATGTCGGCAACCGGCCCAGCGACCTCGTCGGCGGCCACGCCGAGCGCACGTTCAAGCTGCCCGACTACGACGGCAAGCTGTCCTGA
- a CDS encoding helix-turn-helix transcriptional regulator — protein sequence MTLRFYGVPVHSTPPFNAPAARRLREGLGMAPGHVAYGLQAQYGLRVTPDTVVAWERGLLAPDSRELTALAGVLWCSPGELLGRPQSLREHRIARALGADELARRVGMDPSVYRRVEEGDRWRGNARQTAALAEALSLTPRELLIATGRAEELAELLRSAATTRWQAYVRPVARMLPLPVRQLEGALQRLHTDYHARMAATSSWGASAGSGESGREFLDGIVEHFWALTPGQA from the coding sequence ATGACTCTCCGCTTCTACGGTGTGCCCGTGCACTCCACCCCGCCTTTCAACGCTCCCGCCGCCCGCCGACTGCGCGAGGGCCTGGGGATGGCGCCGGGCCATGTCGCCTACGGACTCCAGGCCCAGTACGGACTCCGGGTCACCCCGGACACCGTGGTCGCCTGGGAGCGGGGCCTCCTGGCGCCGGACTCCCGGGAACTGACCGCGCTCGCGGGAGTGCTGTGGTGTTCGCCCGGCGAGCTGCTCGGCCGTCCGCAGAGCCTGCGCGAGCACCGCATCGCCCGCGCCCTGGGGGCCGACGAACTGGCCCGGCGGGTGGGGATGGACCCGTCCGTGTACCGGCGCGTGGAGGAGGGCGACCGCTGGCGCGGCAACGCGCGCCAGACGGCCGCGCTCGCCGAGGCGCTGTCCCTGACCCCGCGCGAGCTGCTGATCGCGACCGGCCGCGCCGAGGAACTGGCGGAGCTGCTGCGCAGCGCGGCGACCACCCGCTGGCAGGCGTACGTGCGCCCGGTGGCGAGGATGCTGCCGCTCCCCGTACGGCAGCTGGAGGGTGCGCTGCAGCGGTTGCACACGGACTACCACGCGCGGATGGCGGCCACCTCCAGCTGGGGTGCCTCGGCCGGCTCCGGGGAGTCGGGCAGGGAATTCCTCGACGGGATCGTCGAGCACTTCTGGGCACTCACTCCCGGCCAGGCGTGA
- a CDS encoding carbohydrate ABC transporter permease gives MAPHVRRATRRRLAADAALLLTAAGFALPLLWLVLASVDADADLRVRLPGPVTAGHFDAVLTDEITFTPMLNSVLLCGGATLVTVVCAALAAYPLSRHRSRFNRPFLLTILFTTCLPITAVMVPVYGLFVQVELIDTMHGTALFLATSQLPFAVWLMKNFMDGVPRVLEEAAWTDGASTAQTLTRVVLPLMGPGVAVVMIYTFIMLWGNFFVPFMLLLSPEQLPASVSVFTLFGNHGSVVYGQLAAFSILYSLPVLVLYVLIARRLGGGFTLGGAVKG, from the coding sequence ATGGCGCCGCACGTACGTCGCGCGACACGGCGCAGGCTCGCCGCGGACGCCGCGCTGCTGCTCACCGCGGCGGGGTTCGCACTCCCGCTGCTCTGGCTGGTGCTGGCGTCGGTGGACGCCGACGCGGATCTGCGGGTGCGGCTGCCCGGTCCGGTCACGGCCGGGCACTTCGACGCCGTGCTGACGGACGAGATCACCTTCACACCGATGCTCAACAGTGTGCTGCTGTGCGGCGGCGCGACCCTGGTCACGGTCGTGTGCGCGGCGCTCGCCGCGTATCCGCTGTCGCGCCACCGGTCGCGGTTCAACCGCCCGTTCCTGCTGACGATCCTCTTCACCACGTGTCTGCCGATCACGGCCGTGATGGTGCCGGTGTACGGGCTGTTCGTGCAGGTCGAGCTGATCGACACGATGCACGGGACGGCGCTGTTCCTGGCCACCTCCCAACTCCCTTTCGCCGTCTGGCTGATGAAGAACTTCATGGACGGTGTGCCGCGGGTGCTGGAGGAGGCGGCCTGGACGGACGGGGCGTCGACGGCGCAGACCCTCACCCGGGTGGTGCTGCCGCTGATGGGCCCGGGGGTCGCGGTCGTGATGATCTACACCTTCATCATGCTCTGGGGGAACTTCTTCGTCCCGTTCATGCTGCTGCTCTCCCCCGAGCAGCTCCCCGCGTCCGTCTCGGTCTTCACGCTCTTCGGCAACCACGGCTCCGTGGTCTACGGGCAGTTGGCGGCGTTCTCGATCCTCTACTCGCTGCCGGTGCTGGTGCTGTACGTGCTGATCGCCCGCCGGCTCGGGGGCGGTTTCACGCTGGGCGGGGCGGTGAAGGGGTGA
- a CDS encoding carbohydrate ABC transporter permease: MSRGARGAGAWRWLPLAPATVLLLLFLAGPIGYCVWIAFTDAQLTGASGTDFVGLDNFRRAFADEDFRNAVWLTLVFTVVSAVLGQNTLGLVLAGLMRASSRPVRTLTGALVVTAWVLPEIVAAFLLYAFFRREGTLNAVLDWLHLPSQNWLFTLPVLAVSFANVWRGTAFSMLVYSAALAEIPRDVTEAAAVDGADGLHRLRYITLPLLRRSIGTTLMLNTLSTLSVFGLIWAMTRGGPGNRSQTLPVFMYDQAFLKSLIGYGTAVALLLLLVGSLFSAVYLRLLKVEV, from the coding sequence GTGAGCCGCGGTGCTCGCGGTGCCGGGGCGTGGCGGTGGCTGCCGCTCGCCCCGGCCACGGTCCTCCTGCTGCTGTTCCTCGCCGGCCCGATCGGCTACTGCGTGTGGATCGCCTTCACCGACGCCCAGCTGACCGGGGCGTCCGGGACGGACTTCGTCGGCCTGGACAACTTCCGCCGCGCCTTCGCCGACGAGGACTTCCGCAACGCGGTGTGGCTCACGCTGGTCTTCACGGTGGTCTCGGCGGTCCTCGGGCAGAACACCCTGGGGCTGGTGCTCGCCGGGCTGATGCGGGCCTCGTCCCGGCCGGTGCGCACGCTCACGGGAGCGCTCGTCGTCACGGCCTGGGTGCTCCCGGAGATCGTCGCCGCGTTCCTGCTGTACGCGTTCTTCCGCCGCGAGGGCACGCTCAACGCGGTGCTGGACTGGCTGCATCTGCCGTCCCAGAACTGGCTGTTCACCCTGCCGGTCCTCGCCGTGTCGTTCGCCAACGTCTGGCGCGGAACGGCGTTCTCGATGCTCGTGTACTCGGCGGCGCTCGCGGAGATCCCGCGGGACGTCACCGAGGCGGCCGCCGTCGACGGTGCGGACGGGCTCCACCGGCTGCGGTACATCACCCTGCCGTTGCTCCGCCGCTCCATCGGGACCACGCTGATGCTCAACACCCTCTCCACGCTCTCCGTCTTCGGCCTCATCTGGGCCATGACGCGCGGGGGGCCGGGCAACCGCAGCCAGACGCTGCCGGTGTTCATGTACGACCAGGCGTTCCTGAAGAGCCTGATCGGGTACGGCACGGCGGTGGCGCTGCTGCTGCTCCTGGTGGGCTCGCTCTTCTCGGCCGTGTACCTGCGGCTGCTGAAGGTGGAGGTGTGA
- a CDS encoding ABC transporter substrate-binding protein has protein sequence MRPTAPPVLASPLLALALVLTACGGGSGAGDPDTVEVVYNRSTDNNIRFKDAFLESVKKQFEKAHPGKTVKLVPVQAPDNDYATKAQQMMRSPRTAPDLVYEDTFRINSDIEAGYLRPLDDYVAEWDAWDQFVPTAREAARAEDGRTYGIPDGTDTRGLWFNKKIFAEAGLPTDWRPRNWDEVLDAARTVKREVPGVIPLNVYTGKGPGEAAVMQGFEMLLYGTGEDPLYDPAARKWVAGGKGFRDALGFVRTVYAEKLGPDVSDALDPNIGTRVATEFFPEGRLAISLDGSWMGQNWINEGPKEWPAWKTDLAQAPMPTQHGQAPGRVSMSGGWTWAIPQKAGNPDLAWEFVKTLQSRENAVRWDVVGAQIAVRKDVAADRRYLSSMPGIRFFTQLVPYTHYRPALPVYPQVSSAIGEAMEKVTTGDASPEAAAKAYDEQLGAITDGAVVRR, from the coding sequence GTGCGCCCCACCGCCCCACCGGTCCTCGCTTCCCCGCTGCTCGCCCTCGCCCTCGTCCTCACCGCCTGCGGCGGCGGCTCCGGCGCGGGCGACCCCGACACCGTCGAGGTGGTCTACAACCGCTCGACCGACAACAACATCCGTTTCAAGGACGCCTTCCTCGAGTCCGTGAAGAAACAGTTCGAGAAGGCGCACCCCGGCAAGACGGTCAAGCTCGTCCCGGTCCAGGCCCCGGACAACGACTACGCCACCAAGGCGCAGCAGATGATGCGCTCCCCCAGGACCGCGCCCGACCTGGTCTACGAGGACACCTTCCGCATCAACTCCGACATCGAGGCCGGGTACCTGAGGCCCCTCGACGACTACGTCGCCGAGTGGGACGCCTGGGACCAGTTCGTCCCCACGGCGCGGGAGGCCGCCAGGGCCGAGGACGGCAGGACCTACGGCATCCCGGACGGGACCGACACCCGCGGCCTCTGGTTCAACAAGAAGATCTTCGCCGAGGCGGGTCTGCCCACCGACTGGCGGCCGAGGAACTGGGACGAGGTCCTCGACGCCGCGCGCACGGTCAAGCGCGAGGTTCCCGGCGTCATCCCGCTCAACGTCTACACCGGCAAGGGCCCCGGCGAGGCCGCTGTGATGCAGGGATTCGAGATGCTGCTGTACGGCACGGGCGAGGACCCCCTGTACGACCCGGCCGCCAGGAAGTGGGTCGCGGGCGGCAAGGGCTTCCGGGACGCCCTCGGGTTCGTGCGGACCGTGTACGCGGAGAAGCTCGGCCCCGACGTGTCCGACGCACTCGACCCCAACATCGGTACCCGCGTCGCCACCGAGTTCTTCCCGGAGGGCAGGCTCGCCATCTCCCTCGACGGCTCGTGGATGGGCCAGAACTGGATCAACGAGGGACCGAAGGAGTGGCCGGCCTGGAAGACGGATCTGGCGCAGGCCCCGATGCCGACCCAGCACGGTCAGGCCCCGGGCAGGGTCTCCATGTCCGGCGGCTGGACGTGGGCCATTCCGCAGAAGGCCGGAAACCCCGATCTGGCCTGGGAGTTCGTCAAGACGCTGCAGTCGCGGGAGAACGCCGTGCGCTGGGACGTCGTCGGCGCCCAGATCGCGGTGCGCAAGGACGTGGCGGCGGACCGGCGGTACCTCTCGTCCATGCCGGGCATCAGGTTCTTCACCCAGCTCGTCCCCTACACCCACTACCGGCCGGCGCTGCCGGTGTACCCCCAGGTGTCCTCGGCCATCGGCGAGGCCATGGAGAAGGTGACGACGGGTGACGCCTCGCCCGAGGCGGCGGCGAAGGCGTACGACGAGCAGCTGGGAGCCATCACCGACGGCGCGGTCGTGCGCAGGTGA